GATGTTGCCCGTGAGATCGCCGATCGCGGTGGCATGCAACTGACCGTGCTCGACCGCGATCAGATGCGCGAGCTGGGTATGGGCGGTATGATCGGCGTGAGCCAGGCAGCCCACGAGGAGCCCAAGTTCATCGTGCTGGAGTATGGCAAAAAGGGCAGCGGCAAAACCCTCGCGCTGGTCGGTAAGGGCATTACCTTCGACTCCGGCGGCATCTCGATCAAGCCCGCCGAGAAGATGGACCTGATGAAGATGGATATGATGGGCGCGGCGGCGGTGCTCGGCACGATGAGCGCGCTCGCCGATCTCAAGCCCGACAACGTCCATGTCGTCGGAATCGTCGCCGCCACGGAGAACCTGCCCGGCGGTCATGCGTACAAGCCCGGCGACATCCTCACCGCGATGAACGGCGTGACGATGGAGATTCTCAACACCGATGCCGAGGGACGCCTGGTGCTGGCAGATGGGCTTTCCTACGCCCAGCGCTACGAGCCCGACGCGATTATCGATCTCGCCACGCTCACGGGAGCGGTTGTGATCGCCCTGGGCATCTATATCACCGCCATGATCACCAATAACAGCACGCTCGCCGAGCGCGTCAAGCGGGTCGGCGAGCAAACCGGCGAGCTGGTCTGGGAGCTGCCGCTGCTGCCGGAGTATCGCCAGGCGGTGAAGAGCAAGATCGCCGACGTGCGCAACACCTCATCGCTGGGCCGCGCGGCTGGCACGATCACCGCGGGCGCGTTCCTTGAGAACTTCGTCGATGGACGGCCCTGGGTCCACCTCGACATCGCAGGCACCGCCTGGGTCGAAGAGCCGCCGAAATCCGAGGATCAGCCACAGCCCTACAATCGCCGGGGCGCGACGGGCATCGGCGTGCGGCTGCTCGTCGATCT
The sequence above is a segment of the Herpetosiphonaceae bacterium genome. Coding sequences within it:
- a CDS encoding leucyl aminopeptidase, which codes for MNLSLKSGSIAKLQTPLAIIGIFSGEALPQVVAGLIEADDFSGTFKKTMLVTNGGKQAAARRLLLLGLGSRDELTTERLRRAYAYASIKATELNVRAAAIALPEINDLDRDAALRAIADGVLLADYRFDRFKGAGSKKNAEPQTEIEEITIVGEGNAAVLELAQTVAKGVKLARDLGNEPPAVCTPTRFADVAREIADRGGMQLTVLDRDQMRELGMGGMIGVSQAAHEEPKFIVLEYGKKGSGKTLALVGKGITFDSGGISIKPAEKMDLMKMDMMGAAAVLGTMSALADLKPDNVHVVGIVAATENLPGGHAYKPGDILTAMNGVTMEILNTDAEGRLVLADGLSYAQRYEPDAIIDLATLTGAVVIALGIYITAMITNNSTLAERVKRVGEQTGELVWELPLLPEYRQAVKSKIADVRNTSSLGRAAGTITAGAFLENFVDGRPWVHLDIAGTAWVEEPPKSEDQPQPYNRRGATGIGVRLLVDLVQSYAAEQ